In Flavobacterium hankyongi, the genomic window TGATTTGTACATAATTGTTGTGTTGTGGTGCAAAAATAGGAAATTGAATACAGAAATAAGAATGGAAATATCAATATATTTGTAATCCTAATTATTTTATAAAATGCAACATATTATAGACCGTTTCATCAGTTATGTAACTGTAGATACAGAAGCTGACCCAAACTCAAACACAACTCCCAGTTCAACAAAACAATGGGATTTAGCCAATAAATTAATCGAAGAACTTAAAGCAATAGGTTTACAAGATGTGACTATTGACGACAAAGCTTATATCCAAGCCACTTTACCAAGTAATATTGAAGAAAAAGTACCTACAATAGGTTTTATTTCACACTTTGATACTACTCCAGATTTTACTGGTGCCAATGTAAAACCTCAAATAGTTCCTAATTATGATGGTGGCGACATTATCCTGAATAAAGAAAAGAACATTGTTTTATCACCAAGTTATTTTGAAGATTTACTTTTATACAAAGGTCAAACACTAATTACTACTGATGGAACTACATTATTAGGAGCCGATGACAAAGCGGGAATTACAGAAATTGTTACTGCTATGGAATACTTGATTAAAAACCCGCAAATCAAACACGGTACAATCAAAGTTGGTTTTACTCCAGATGAAGAAATTGGTCGTGGTGCAGATTTCTTTGATGTGGAGAAATTTGGCTGTGATTGGGCCTATACTATGGACGGAAGCCAGATAGGTGAACTAGAATACGAAAACTTTAATGCCGCAGGTGTAAAATTAAAATTCAAAGGAAAAAGCGTTCACCCAGGATATGCAAAGGGGAAAATGATTAATTCAATGCTTTTAGCTACAAAATACATTTCCAAACTCCCGAAAAAAGAAGTTCCCGAACGTACCAAAGATTACCAAGGATTCTTTCACGTAGTACATTTAGATGGAAGCATTGAAGAAACGAATGTTCAATTAATTATTCGTGATCACAACCGAAAAAAATTTGAAAAACGTAAAAAATTAGTTCAAAAAATAGCCGATAAATTGAATGCTAAATATGCAAAACAATTTGGGGAAAATATTGTAGAAATTGAAGTAAAAGACCAATACTACAACATGCGCGAAAAAGTAGAACCTATGATGCATATTGTGGATATTGCCGAAAAAGCAATGAAAAACTTAGGAATCAAACCGCTTATAAAGCCTATCCGTGGTGGAACAGATGGCTCTCGTTTATCATATATGGGGTTACCTTGCCCTAATATTTTTGCTGGTGGACATAACTTTCATGGCAAATACGAATATGTTCCTGTAGAGAGTATGCAAAAAGCAGTAGAAGTGATTGTAGAAATTGCTCAACTGGTAGCGAAACAGAAATAAATCTAAATATCAACACTCCCAATTACAAATGATTATAAGTATTTGTATTCGTTTGTAATTGGAAGTTTCGCCAATTTATAAGTTAGCAGTAATGATTTTGACGCACATCTTAAAAAAGTAATTATGAATAAAAAAGCAAAAAAATGGTTTTTAATTTTAAGCATAATTCTTATTTCGACTTTCTTATTTTTTAAAATAAATCAGAGAATAAAAATAATAGAACTAACTTCAATTAATGTTGAAACGGAAAACGAAATTGACGTTGAAAAGGTAAAAATTTATCAAGGTTACTATACAATAAACAGAGAAAATGACGCCGAAATTTTCAATGATAAGTCTGCGAAAATTGTATTTGACGGAAAATCTAATGGAAGAGCAAAAACTGAATACGGCGAAAATGATTTCTTGCTAATCTATGACAATAAATATTACTTTCAATTCAGACAATTTTGTACGAATGACAATGATTTTTATGAATACAATCTCAAACTTTTAAAAAAGGAAAATAAATTATACTTAAATGCAGAAATAAGTAGCGGAATGAAATTTGAAAAACCACTAAACTTAATAAGCGAAGCGAAAAATTTAAGATGCAACGGAAAAATAGATGACGAAAAAGGTTTGTATAACGGAATTGAACTTAAATAAAATATCACTACTGCTAACAAGCGTTTGGCACAATTGCGAAATTTGTAGTAAATTCACGTTTACATTTCGCAAGAAATATTAACTTTAAAAGAAAATAATCAGTTCCGAAGCTCGCAACTGACGCCAAGCGCCGAAACGTTGTACGCAAGTTTACAAATGAAACGTAAAAAGAAAATAATAATCGGGATTGGAATGTTATTAGTCGGA contains:
- the pepT gene encoding peptidase T, which produces MQHIIDRFISYVTVDTEADPNSNTTPSSTKQWDLANKLIEELKAIGLQDVTIDDKAYIQATLPSNIEEKVPTIGFISHFDTTPDFTGANVKPQIVPNYDGGDIILNKEKNIVLSPSYFEDLLLYKGQTLITTDGTTLLGADDKAGITEIVTAMEYLIKNPQIKHGTIKVGFTPDEEIGRGADFFDVEKFGCDWAYTMDGSQIGELEYENFNAAGVKLKFKGKSVHPGYAKGKMINSMLLATKYISKLPKKEVPERTKDYQGFFHVVHLDGSIEETNVQLIIRDHNRKKFEKRKKLVQKIADKLNAKYAKQFGENIVEIEVKDQYYNMREKVEPMMHIVDIAEKAMKNLGIKPLIKPIRGGTDGSRLSYMGLPCPNIFAGGHNFHGKYEYVPVESMQKAVEVIVEIAQLVAKQK